A genome region from Sphaeramia orbicularis chromosome 19, fSphaOr1.1, whole genome shotgun sequence includes the following:
- the hmx3b gene encoding homeobox protein HMX3-B isoform X1, with product MADSDAQETRQAAKESPFSIKNLLNIDDKPTKPKAFLSSSKGVFEGSFFSRLGDLSFPRFDLPAQRIGLSAQYLERASAWWYPYTLGSHLRSAGCDKTNPRDVSPIPDRRSPDLQKHEQDGKEESAEDDITLEESDVEEPKKELEQEEEEEWRRKTDELDSDKKPCRKKKTRTVFSRSQVFQLESTFDIKRYLSSSERAGLAASLHLTETQVKIWFQNRRNKWKRQLAAELEAANLSHAAAQRIVRVPILYHENGAPESSGGPAGNSPGGQSLLAFPHHMYYSHAVPLLRPV from the exons ATGGCAGACTCTGATGCGCAAGAGACTCGCCAAGCCGCAAAAGAGTCGCCGTTCTCCATCAAGAACCTGCTCAACATCGACGACAAAcccaccaagcccaaagccttcCTGTCCTCATCCAAAGGAGTGTTCGAAGGCAGTTTTTTCTCTCGTCTCGGTGACTTATCTTTCCCTCGGTTCGACTTACCCGCACAGAGAATTGGACTATCTGCGCAATATTTGGAAAGAGCGTCTGCCTGGTGGTACCCGTACACTTTAGGCTCTCATCTGAGGAGCGCAG gatgtGATAAAACAAACCCCAGGGATGTTTCGCCCATACCGGACAGACGCTCCCCGGATCTCCAGAAACATGAGCAGGATGGAAAAGAGGAGAGCGCAGAGGACGACATCACCCTGGAGGAGAGTGATGTAGAGGAGCCAAAGAAGGAgctggagcaggaggaggaggaggagtggaggaggaaaACAGACGAGCTGGACTCAGACAAGAAGCCCTGCAGGAAGAAGAAGACGCGCACGGTGTTCTCCAGGAGCCAGGTGTTCCAGCTGGAGTCCACCTTCGACATCAAACGGTACCTGAGCAGTTCAGAGAGAGCGGGTCTGGCCGCGTCCCTGCACCTGACGGAGACCCAGGTGAAAATCTGGTTCCAGAACCGGAGGAATAAGTGGAAAAGGCAGCTGGCTGCAGAGCTGGAGGCGGCCAACCTGAGCCATGCCGCGGCGCAGAGGATTGTGCGGGTTCCCATACTTTACCACGAGAACGGGGCCCCGGAAAGCAGCGGGGGGCCTGCGGGAAACTCCCCCGGGGGTCAGTCCCTGCTGGCTTTCCCGCATCACATGTACTATTCCCATGCGGTTCCACTGCTGAGGCCAGTTTAA